CTGGGGCGAGGAAGCCCGCGCGGTCGTGGGGCATTTTCCATTGGTAATCGCAGTCAGGGGGAATCGTGTCCATGCAGGTCGCACTACAGACGGATCTCAAGGGAATTGTGCTTGACGGTTCGGTGTTCGGCCCTCAGGAAATCCAGCAGATCACGGCCACGATCTCCGCTGATTTTGCCAACTACCGGGTGCTGCGCGAGGCCGTGCAGGAGCTGGAAGTTCGCGAGGCGACCCCGGCCAGCAAGGTCCGGCTGGGGGTCTGCTATTACCTGCTCGGTCGCTACCGCAGCGCCGCGGAGACGCTGAGCACCGCCGACGGCGGCGCGTTGGCACAGTTCTACCTGGGCCGCACTCGCGCCTCACAGGGCCAATACAACGACGCCATCGAGGCCTACCAAAAGGCCTCCAAGGGAGGCTACGACGTGGGCCTCGCCACGTTGGCCAAGGTCGAGGCGCTGCGCCAGGCAGGCCGCCACCAAGACGCCATGACGACCCTGGACAGCTTGTCCGGCGCTATCGAACAGACCGCCGAATACCTGTATCAACGGGGCGCGACCGTCGCGGCCCTGGGGAACAATCCCTCGGAAGTCGTGGCGCTGTATGAACGGGCCGTCGAATCCGACCCGGCCCATGCCGGCGCCTTGTTCGGCCTGGCGCTCGAAAACGATCGCCGGGGCAACGATGACGAGGCGCTCAAGCTCTACGAGCGCTCCGCCACCCGTTTCCCGAGCCACATCGGGGCGTTGCTGAACTTGGGCGTCCTGTACGAGGACGGCCAGCGCTTCGATCGCGCCGTGCAGTGCTACCAGCGCATTCTCGAAGCGCATCCC
This sequence is a window from Planctomycetia bacterium. Protein-coding genes within it:
- a CDS encoding DNA-directed RNA polymerase subunit alpha C-terminal domain-containing protein, translating into MQVALQTDLKGIVLDGSVFGPQEIQQITATISADFANYRVLREAVQELEVREATPASKVRLGVCYYLLGRYRSAAETLSTADGGALAQFYLGRTRASQGQYNDAIEAYQKASKGGYDVGLATLAKVEALRQAGRHQDAMTTLDSLSGAIEQTAEYLYQRGATVAALGNNPSEVVALYERAVESDPAHAGALFGLALENDRRGNDDEALKLYERSATRFPSHIGALLNLGVLYEDGQRFDRAVQCYQRILEAHPNEPRARLYYKDARASGDMFFDEDAQKRRDRMSQVLSIPVTDFELSVRSRNCLQKMGLLTLGDLARTSEQELLASKNFGETSLVEIKEMMASKGLELGQFAHERPMPEFTFEPEVMSADEQVVLNKPISDLNLSVRARKCMIRLGVVTIGDLLRRTGDELLECKNFGVTSLTEVREKLTIQGLRLRGD